TTCCGGCAGCAGCCGCCGGCAGCCGGGCTCGAGCACCACCCGGGTCGGCAGGCGGAAGGCCGGAACAGAAGAGGTCAAGGAAAGATCCCCAGCTCCTGGTAGCACAGAGCTACCTTGTCGATGGCGTTGATGAAGGCGGCGGTGCGCAAATCCGCCTTCTCCCGGTGACGCAGATAGATCTCCCGCACGTCCCGATAGGCGGTGACCATGGTGTCCTCCAGCCCGGAACGCACCAGGTCCAGCTCGTCGGCGCCGCGGGCCAGCTGCTCGTACTCCTCGTCGCTGAATTGATGCCCCGTGGCCTGCTCCACCGCTCCCAACAGCCGGCGATAGGCCTGCGCTTCGAAGCGCTTGCCCATGCGACCAAAGCGCACATGGGAGAGATTCTTGATCCACTCGAAATAGGACACGATGACGCCGCCGGCGTTGAGGTAGTTGTCCGGGATCACCATCACCCCGCGCCGAGCGAGGATCTCGCTGGCGTCAGAGGTCACGGGACCGTTGGCGGCCTCGGCGACGATGCGCGCCCGAATGCGCTGCGCGTTGTCCACGGTGATCTGATTCTCCAGCGCCGCCGGCACCAGGATGTCGCACTCCAGCTCCAGGGCGTCGGTGGACTTCTTCAGGTTGCTGGCACCGGGAAAGTCGAGGATGGACTTGGTCTCCCGCCGGTGCGCCATCACCTCTTCCAGGTCGAGGCCGTCGGAGTCGTGGATGGCGCCTTCATATTCCGCCAAGGCCACCAATCGTGCTCCCGCGTCCTGGAGAAACTTGGCCGCGTGATAGCCGACGTTGCCCAGCCCCTGGATCACCACCCGCTTGCCCTCGACGCCGGTGGCCAACCCCAGGG
This region of Acidobacteriota bacterium genomic DNA includes:
- a CDS encoding Glu/Leu/Phe/Val dehydrogenase; its protein translation is MTGHISFFAQVNRNFDKAAALTSHDPLLLDQIKRCNSVYHVSFPLKRDDGSIETIQAWRAEHSQHKLPTKGGIRFALEASEDEVTALAALMTYKCAVVDVPFGGAKGGVRINRWKYSEAELERLTRRYTVELMRKNFIGPGIDVPAPDFGSSAREMSWIADTYMTITGGELNALACVTGKPVAQGGIRGRTEATGLGVFYGIQEACSYREDMSALGLATGVEGKRVVIQGLGNVGYHAAKFLQDAGARLVALAEYEGAIHDSDGLDLEEVMAHRRETKSILDFPGASNLKKSTDALELECDILVPAALENQITVDNAQRIRARIVAEAANGPVTSDASEILARRGVMVIPDNYLNAGGVIVSYFEWIKNLSHVRFGRMGKRFEAQAYRRLLGAVEQATGHQFSDEEYEQLARGADELDLVRSGLEDTMVTAYRDVREIYLRHREKADLRTAAFINAIDKVALCYQELGIFP